In the Deferribacter desulfuricans SSM1 genome, AATTTTACTTTACAAAAGAAAATAATTTATGCTATTAAAACTGTTTCGAAAATAAAAAACGGAGGATATAAATGAAAAAAGGTATTCATCCTGAGGTTAAAGAAGTTGTTTTTAAATGCGCATGTGGTAATGAGATTAGAGCATTATCCACAGCTAAGAAAACAGGTATCGCAATTTGTTCTGCATGTCACCCATTTTTTACAGGGAAGCAGAAGTTTGTAGATACCGCTGGTAGAGTTGAAAAATTTATGAAGAAATATGGGAACTATCAGGAGAATTTGAAGAAGTAGTTTTCTTATGAAAAAGGCTAAGCTTAATGTAAAACTGCTAAAATACACAGCAGACCCAGAGCTTACTGCTGCTTTGGCTGCAAAGTTATGCTATGCTTCTGATGCTACAATTGATGATTTGTTAAAAAAAATTGAAAAAACAGAGCAGATAAGCTTTATAGAAAAAATTGTTCGTATTGGACATCATTCTGTGTTGGAGCATGTTTCATTTACTTTTGGTATTGAAGGTGTATCAAGAGCGTTAACACACCAGTTGGTTAGACATAGGATAGCAAGTTATTCTCAGCGTTCTCAGAGATATGTAAAACATAAATCTGGTTTTGAATATGTATTACCTGGTTCTATTGAATCAAATTCTGAAGCTAAAAAAGATTTTGTGGAATTGATGGAAAATATTTCTAAAGTTTACGACAAAATGGTTGAGCTTGGAATTCCTGCTGAAGATGCAAGGTATGTTTTGCCTAATGCTTGTGAAACTAAGATTATTGTTACGATGAATGCGAGAGAGTTAATACATTTTTTTAATGTAAGGTGTTGTAATAGAGCTCAGTGGGAGATTAGAGTATTAGCTGAAAAAATGCTGGATGAATGTTTGAAGGTAGCTCCATCAATTTTTAAATACGCTGGGCCAAATTGTGTTGTAGATAAATGTAAAGAAGGCGAATTTAGTTGTGGGAAAGCATCAGAAGTAAAGAAAAGATACGAAGAGTTATTAAGAAAATACGATAGATTAAATTAATCGTTTCTCTTGAATTTTTCATCTTAGACCGATTAGAGGAAATATTGTGAATAAAAAAAGTTTAGATGTAGGTGGTCAGGCCGTTATTGAAGGGGTTATGATGAGAGCCCCAGGGAAGTTTGTTATTGCTGTTAGAAGAGAAGACGGTAATATTGTTGTAAAGAAAAAAGAGATTCAAATAGATAATAAACCTTTGTTTAAAAAGCCTATTTTTCGTGGATTAATAGCATTATACAATGCTCTTATTTTAGGGGTAAGTGCCCTGAATTTTTCAGCTTATCATGCATTTGGGGAAGGGAGCGAAAAAGTTAGTAAAAAAGAGATGTTGTTAAGTCTGGTGTTAGGATTAGGCTTTGGCATCGGTTTATTTATTTTTTTACCGCTATTATTAACTGATTTGATGAAACATATCTTATCAGTTTTAAAACAATCGTTTCTTGCTTACAATGCTGTGGATGGGATTATTAGAGTTATATTCTTTATATTATATATTTATATTATCTCTTTTTTCAAAGATGTGAGAAGAGTTTTTGAGTATCACGGTGCTGAGCATAAAGCTATTTATACTTATGAAAGTGGTAAAGATCTTACGGTAGAGAATGCGAAAAACATGAGTAGGTTTCATCCAAGATGTGGAACGAGTTTCCTCTTAATTGTAATGATTGTGAGTATTTTAATATTTTCTTTAATTCCTAAAGATGCTCATTTTGTAATAAAACTTCTTTCCAGAATTGTTTTTATACCTTTGATAGCTGGTTTATCCTATGAAATACTCAAGTTGAGTGATAAGTATAATCATAGTAGTTTAGTTCAAATACTTATTAAACCTGGTTTATGGCTTCAAAAGTTGACAACAAAAGAGCCTGATGAAAGCCAACTTGAAGTTGCACTTGTTTCATTGAAGCTTGCTCTTGATAAAGATATGGATAATGAGGGGTTGATTTATGTTTCATAAGTTAGAAGAGGTTCTTGAAAAATATAATATTCTAACAGAAAAACTTTCAGATCCTAATATAATGAGTGATAATAAAA is a window encoding:
- the rpmE gene encoding 50S ribosomal protein L31 encodes the protein MKKGIHPEVKEVVFKCACGNEIRALSTAKKTGIAICSACHPFFTGKQKFVDTAGRVEKFMKKYGNYQENLKK
- the thyX gene encoding FAD-dependent thymidylate synthase — translated: MKKAKLNVKLLKYTADPELTAALAAKLCYASDATIDDLLKKIEKTEQISFIEKIVRIGHHSVLEHVSFTFGIEGVSRALTHQLVRHRIASYSQRSQRYVKHKSGFEYVLPGSIESNSEAKKDFVELMENISKVYDKMVELGIPAEDARYVLPNACETKIIVTMNARELIHFFNVRCCNRAQWEIRVLAEKMLDECLKVAPSIFKYAGPNCVVDKCKEGEFSCGKASEVKKRYEELLRKYDRLN
- a CDS encoding DUF1385 domain-containing protein is translated as MNKKSLDVGGQAVIEGVMMRAPGKFVIAVRREDGNIVVKKKEIQIDNKPLFKKPIFRGLIALYNALILGVSALNFSAYHAFGEGSEKVSKKEMLLSLVLGLGFGIGLFIFLPLLLTDLMKHILSVLKQSFLAYNAVDGIIRVIFFILYIYIISFFKDVRRVFEYHGAEHKAIYTYESGKDLTVENAKNMSRFHPRCGTSFLLIVMIVSILIFSLIPKDAHFVIKLLSRIVFIPLIAGLSYEILKLSDKYNHSSLVQILIKPGLWLQKLTTKEPDESQLEVALVSLKLALDKDMDNEGLIYVS